The following are from one region of the Ananas comosus cultivar F153 linkage group 20, ASM154086v1, whole genome shotgun sequence genome:
- the LOC109725832 gene encoding gamma-glutamyl peptidase 5-like has protein sequence MKEGGERRYALLLAAKDSEYVTKMYDGYYNVFVQAFGDEGERWDLFRVVEGEFPSAEDLEAYDGFVISGSPHDAYGDDGWILRLCFLVQTLDAMQKRVLGICFGHQVLCRALGGRVGKANGGWDVSIRKVMIMEDLLQCSSTFGALEDIPQCAMIIECHQDEVWEVPFGAKVLAYSEKTGVEMFCIGEHILGIQGHPEYTKDILYNLIDRLVNNELIGREFSEDAKAQVEAVEPDTKFWELLCKCFLKRR, from the exons ATGAAGGAAGGAGGGGAGAGGAGATATGCACTCCTCCTCGCCGCAAAGGACTCCGAATATGTGACGAAGATGTACGACGGCTACTACAACGTCTTCGTGCAAGCCTTCGGGGACGAGGGCGAGAGGTGGGACTTGTTCAGGGTGGTGGAAGGGGAGTTCCCGAGCGCCGAAGATCTCGAAGCCTACGATGGCTTCGTGATCAGCGGTAGCCCTCACGACGCGTACGGCGACGACGGTTGGATCTTGCGGCTTTGCTTCCTTGTGCAAACCTTGGATGCAATGCAAAAGAGAGTGCTAGGAATTTGCTTTGGACACCAA GTTTTATGCCGAGCTTTAGGCGGTCGGGTCGGGAAGGCGAATGGAGGGTGGGATGTTAGTATAAGGAAGGTGATGATAATGGAGGATTTGCTTCAATGCTCATCAACTTTTGGTGCACTTGAAGATATACCTCAATGTGCCATGATCATTGAGTGCCATCAAGATGAG GTGTGGGAGGTTCCATTCGGCGCGAAGGTGCTCGCGTACTCGGAGAAAACAGGCGTAGAGATGTTTTGCATCGGAGAACACATACTGGGCATTCAAGGCCACCCCGAATATACGAAAGATATCTTGTACAATCTCATCGACCGTCTTGTTAACAACGAATTGATTGGA aGGGAATTTTCTGAGGATGCTAAAGCACAGGTGGAAGCAGTTGAACCTGATACTAAGTTCTGGGAGTTGTTGTGCAAATGCTTCCTCAAGAGGagatag